From a region of the Macrobrachium nipponense isolate FS-2020 chromosome 20, ASM1510439v2, whole genome shotgun sequence genome:
- the LOC135219946 gene encoding uncharacterized protein LOC135219946, producing the protein MDCTTTTTTVSTPGYAAPPHLVYTQHVTTVTPSAAVQAPIAGFSRGVVSPPPGFAALTSAPDFRCPKSSALDLPPVPRMSLTTVPPPALSAVPAVPAAPAMPAAPARPAMPGPAPAGLTRREDRHRSHHDSGLCRSPDRRSHRDRAGRGTSSCSS; encoded by the coding sequence ATGGActgtaccaccaccaccaccaccgtttCGACCCctgggtatgccgcccctcctcaccttgtgtacacccagcacgtgaCAACAGTGACTCCCTCAGCTGCGGTGCAGGCCCCGATTGCTGGTTTCTCAAGGGGGGTCGTGTCTCCGCCGCCCGGGTTTGCCGCTCTCACCTCAGCCCCCGACTTTCGGTGCCCCAAGAGCTCGGCCCTGGACCTTCCACccgtacccaggatgtcgctgaccACTGTCCCACCTCCTGCTTTATCTGccgttcctgccgtgcctgccgctCCTGCCATGCCTGCCGCTCCTGCCAGGCCTGCCAtgcctggaccagcccctgccgGCTTGacacgccgtgaggacaggcaccgctcccaccacgacagtggtctctgcaggtcccctgaccgccgctcccaccgggaccgggcgggtAGGGGGACTAGCAGCTGCTCCTCTTGA